One part of the Schistocerca piceifrons isolate TAMUIC-IGC-003096 chromosome 2, iqSchPice1.1, whole genome shotgun sequence genome encodes these proteins:
- the LOC124775661 gene encoding zinc finger MYM-type protein 5-like — protein MIYPVIKIDVTSHIAVSTKRYSLIQRTSYAMNIRSGDCYKFLNDLCYMGYTQRLTTISSAGFKEILRQILQILNQKSMYQQIFLQTEQLYTKNIQSPIEGDQIDQRSTSLHESSDISPSQNQHMTSVVDESINVLAIKEYNDSDVGTWPKVLNARDIDRIIICGPSPVCLNNFPKDENGRHFSSTHYARKLSNEETIRQRWLVYSVTNDSVFCFCCRLIDLKSTTNLTTTVGFRNWKHLSEALKLHENSPNHKKAFTQWTEAEIRFKAG, from the exons ATGATATACCCTGTTATCAAAATTGATGTCACATCTCACATTGCAGTGAGTACTAAAAGATATAGCCTAATACAACGTACATCATATGCCATGAATATAAGATCGGGAGACTGTTACAAATTTTTGAATGATTTGTGCTACATGGGTTATACACAGAGACTTACTACCATTTCCAGCGCCGGCTTTAAG gaaattctaaggcaaatacttcagatattgaatcaaaagtccatgtatcagcaaatatttcttcagactgaacaattatacacaaaaaatatacaatcacctattgaaggtgatcaaattgaccagcgcagtacatctttgcatgaatcctctgatatttctccaagtcaaaatcaacacatgacatctgtggtcgatgaaagtatcaacgttcttgcaataaaagaatacaatgattctgatgtaggtacgtggccaaaagtacttaatgctagagatatagatcgcattataatatgtggaccctcaccagtatgtctaaataactttccaaaagatgaaaatgggcgtcatttctcttcaactcattacgcaagaaaactatcaaacgaagaaactatcagacaacggtggctagtttattctgtaacaaacgacagtgtcttttgcttttgttgtcgactgattgatttaaagtcaactactaatttgactaccactgtgggtttcagaaattggaaacatttaagtgaagctctgaaactgcatgaaaatagtcctaaccacaaaaaagcatttactcaatggactgaagctgaaatcaggtttaaagctggataa